One stretch of Nesterenkonia halotolerans DNA includes these proteins:
- a CDS encoding sodium:solute symporter, which yields MQTIDLLVIVAYLAATAWLGIKLSGRQTGLKDYFLGGRNLPWWAVCLSVVATETSALTVIGIPVMSYLGDISYLQLGLGYILGRVVVAFFMLPRYYDGEMVTAYAYLGKRFGQSTQTTAGVTFLITRLLADGIRVLAAAIPLKIILDGIGINANYFTIIVVLAVVTILYTFIGGIKAVVWVDVAQMFLYVGGGILSIIVITSATGGGWFTEAAEAGKLSLFIFEGNPISTSGSFIASLLGGAVFAMASHGSDQLVVQRLLACRTKAEAQKAIIVSGVIVLFQFAIFLLVGLALWGYYDQATPDSLGLTRDDEIFPMFIVEGLPPGVTGLLLAGILAAAMSTLSSSLSALSSSTVTDVYARLKKTPLTDEQGLRAGRWATIGWGLAFIAPAMVFRSDEGNIVVLALGVAGITYGGLLGAFMFGIINKRARAADANIAFVFAVAVNAFFFVMEKYVVGEVWVAWQWYPLMGVLVTFAVGGLLSLRHSTPAAPVQLTEMQR from the coding sequence TTTCCTCGGGGGGCGCAACCTGCCCTGGTGGGCGGTGTGTCTCTCCGTCGTCGCAACCGAGACAAGCGCGCTCACTGTGATCGGCATCCCCGTCATGAGCTACCTGGGGGACATCTCCTACCTTCAGCTGGGACTCGGCTACATCCTGGGACGCGTGGTCGTCGCGTTCTTCATGCTGCCGCGCTACTACGACGGCGAGATGGTCACCGCCTACGCCTACCTCGGCAAGCGCTTCGGACAGAGCACACAGACCACCGCCGGCGTGACATTCCTGATCACGCGGCTCCTGGCAGACGGCATCCGCGTGCTGGCCGCCGCGATTCCACTGAAGATCATCCTCGACGGAATCGGCATCAACGCCAACTACTTCACGATCATCGTGGTGCTCGCAGTGGTCACCATCCTCTACACCTTCATCGGCGGCATCAAGGCCGTCGTCTGGGTCGATGTGGCGCAGATGTTCCTCTACGTCGGTGGTGGCATCCTCTCCATCATCGTGATCACCTCAGCCACCGGCGGAGGCTGGTTCACAGAGGCCGCCGAGGCCGGCAAGCTGAGCCTGTTCATCTTCGAGGGCAACCCGATCTCCACCAGCGGCTCCTTCATCGCATCGCTGCTCGGCGGCGCTGTCTTCGCCATGGCCTCGCACGGTTCCGACCAGCTTGTCGTCCAGCGGCTCCTGGCCTGCCGCACCAAGGCGGAGGCACAGAAGGCCATCATCGTCTCCGGCGTCATCGTGCTGTTCCAGTTCGCCATCTTCCTGCTGGTGGGACTCGCGCTGTGGGGCTACTACGATCAGGCGACTCCTGACTCGCTGGGACTGACCCGCGATGACGAGATCTTCCCGATGTTCATCGTGGAGGGTCTGCCACCAGGCGTGACTGGACTGCTGCTCGCCGGAATCCTGGCGGCCGCCATGTCAACACTGTCCTCCTCGCTCTCCGCGCTTTCCTCCTCCACGGTCACGGACGTCTACGCGCGGCTGAAGAAGACCCCCCTCACCGACGAGCAGGGCCTCCGCGCAGGTCGCTGGGCCACCATCGGCTGGGGACTCGCGTTCATCGCTCCGGCGATGGTGTTCCGCTCCGACGAAGGCAACATCGTCGTCCTCGCGCTGGGAGTCGCCGGAATCACCTACGGCGGACTGCTGGGAGCCTTCATGTTCGGCATCATCAACAAGCGGGCCCGCGCGGCCGACGCGAACATCGCGTTCGTCTTCGCGGTCGCCGTCAATGCGTTCTTCTTCGTGATGGAGAAATATGTGGTGGGAGAAGTCTGGGTGGCGTGGCAGTGGTACCCGCTGATGGGTGTCCTGGTGACATTCGCCGTCGGGGGACTGCTCTCGCTGCGCCACTCCACCCCCGCAGCGCCGGTCCAGCTCACGGAGATGCAGCGATGA
- a CDS encoding N-acetylglucosamine kinase: MIHTAEDPRERQLPGALVGLDLGGSGSRLAVLPSGGGRRRVLDGPRIEVRAGGSSAPQVIREMLSHAMTSWPEETSRLSGVGIGASGLASLVQDPQELAVQLRAELGTPTAIAIDAVTAHLGALGEAGGAVVALGTGAIAISHPGMEAAVDDHAWRRVDGWGHLLGDRGGGAWLGRYGLEAAMRAYDGVDPRGHALLATARHRFGEPESWPAQLYTRHDRAGVLAEFAAEVVAVAVRGDETARDLVRAAGREAAKSGLAALGEDVPAQLVLTGGLVGAGPLLSEAFAEEVAHQRADVLIGEALGDPLEGSLSLARLHARGVLKPQEGYVWS, from the coding sequence ATGATCCACACGGCAGAAGATCCCCGGGAGCGGCAGCTTCCTGGGGCCTTGGTGGGCCTCGACCTGGGAGGTTCGGGGAGCCGTCTTGCGGTACTGCCCTCAGGCGGAGGCCGCCGCAGAGTGTTGGACGGGCCTCGAATCGAGGTGCGTGCCGGCGGGTCCTCCGCCCCGCAGGTGATCCGCGAGATGCTCTCTCATGCCATGACGTCCTGGCCAGAGGAGACCTCGCGCCTGAGCGGAGTCGGTATCGGAGCCTCAGGGCTGGCGTCCCTGGTGCAGGACCCTCAAGAGCTGGCCGTGCAGCTGCGCGCCGAACTCGGGACGCCAACTGCCATCGCCATCGATGCAGTCACGGCCCATCTCGGCGCGCTCGGCGAGGCGGGAGGAGCAGTGGTGGCGCTGGGCACAGGTGCCATCGCGATCAGCCATCCCGGCATGGAGGCGGCGGTGGATGATCACGCCTGGCGTCGAGTCGATGGGTGGGGACACCTTCTGGGTGATCGTGGCGGTGGGGCATGGTTGGGGCGGTATGGCCTGGAAGCGGCCATGCGGGCCTACGACGGCGTCGATCCCCGTGGTCATGCTCTGCTGGCGACTGCTCGTCACCGGTTCGGTGAGCCCGAATCCTGGCCTGCTCAGCTCTACACGCGGCACGATCGGGCGGGTGTACTCGCCGAATTCGCCGCCGAGGTGGTCGCCGTCGCCGTGCGCGGCGACGAGACCGCCCGTGACCTGGTCCGTGCTGCGGGCCGCGAGGCCGCGAAGAGTGGTCTCGCGGCGCTGGGGGAGGACGTCCCAGCACAACTCGTGCTCACCGGTGGACTCGTAGGTGCCGGACCGCTGCTCAGCGAGGCCTTTGCCGAGGAAGTCGCCCACCAGCGGGCGGACGTCTTGATCGGCGAAGCCCTGGGAGATCCGTTGGAAGGCTCATTGTCTCTGGCGCGACTCCACGCAAGAGGCGTGCTGAAACCACAGGAAGGGTACGTATGGAGCTGA
- the murQ gene encoding N-acetylmuramic acid 6-phosphate etherase, producing the protein MSPSPGFTPGALPPTEQRNPRSMNLDDLHTLEVLQLLNTEDRVAVDAVAAVLPELTPVVHEAARRLRRGGTVHYFGAGTSGRLGVLDASELMPTFNLEPGRVVGHIAGGSQALVEAVENAEDSIESGRADASGLSSDDLAIGIASSGNTPYVAGALKAARGAGAYTVLISSNPDARVAGHADQHLLLNTGPEVVTGSTRMKAGTAQKLVLNGFSTALMIELGRTWQNLMVSVVATNAKLRERTTRILCEAADLDEAEAGALLERTGGDLKVGILSALGDLPVEQAAELLDQHAGSVREALRDPRSAVSRP; encoded by the coding sequence ATGAGCCCCAGTCCGGGGTTCACCCCCGGCGCCCTGCCCCCGACCGAGCAGCGCAATCCGCGCAGCATGAACCTCGATGACCTCCACACTCTGGAGGTCCTGCAGCTGCTCAACACCGAGGATCGCGTGGCGGTGGATGCGGTTGCTGCGGTGCTGCCCGAGCTTACCCCCGTGGTGCACGAGGCTGCGCGGCGGCTTCGCCGAGGAGGGACGGTGCATTACTTCGGGGCAGGGACCTCGGGTCGGCTGGGAGTCCTCGACGCCAGCGAACTGATGCCCACCTTCAACCTCGAACCAGGTCGCGTCGTAGGACATATAGCCGGTGGATCCCAGGCCCTCGTGGAAGCCGTCGAGAATGCAGAAGACTCCATCGAATCTGGACGCGCCGATGCGAGCGGGCTGAGTTCCGATGACCTCGCGATCGGCATCGCCTCAAGCGGCAACACTCCCTATGTGGCAGGTGCGCTGAAGGCGGCACGGGGTGCTGGCGCGTACACCGTGCTCATCTCCAGCAACCCGGATGCTCGAGTGGCGGGCCACGCGGACCAGCACCTTCTCCTGAACACCGGCCCGGAGGTCGTCACCGGCTCCACTCGGATGAAAGCAGGCACCGCGCAGAAGTTGGTGCTCAATGGATTCTCCACCGCGCTGATGATCGAACTTGGTCGCACCTGGCAGAACCTGATGGTCTCGGTGGTGGCGACCAACGCGAAACTCCGCGAGAGGACGACCCGCATCCTGTGCGAAGCGGCGGATCTCGATGAGGCCGAGGCCGGGGCCCTGCTTGAAAGAACCGGAGGAGACCTCAAGGTGGGCATCCTCTCCGCGCTGGGGGACCTGCCCGTTGAACAAGCGGCCGAGCTGTTGGACCAGCATGCAGGTTCCGTGCGCGAGGCTCTCCGAGACCCCAGAAGTGCTGTGAGCCGTCCATGA